A genomic region of Lasioglossum baleicum chromosome 16, iyLasBale1, whole genome shotgun sequence contains the following coding sequences:
- the Aph-1 gene encoding gamma-secretase subunit Aph-1, whose amino-acid sequence MTVMDFFGCAFLAFGPPLAMFTFTVATEPIRIIILIASAFFWFISLLLSSVLWYAVVPLQNQLAFGLVFSVLFQEAFRYLLYWVLRKAERGLEKITTTPVAESRHVFAYVCGLGFGIMSGAFALVNVLADSVGPGTMGLKQGTEYFFIISAATTLCFILLHTFWGVIFFSALDRKNWVQVGLVVFSHLFVSCMTLFNVHQFYMASLISAYAVLIMMSLAAFKLAGGRVQSIAHCFTRK is encoded by the exons ATGACAGTTATGGACTTTTTCGGTTGTGCCTTCTTGGCTTTTGGCCCACCATTGGCCATGTTTACCTTTACGGTTGCGACTGAACCTATTCGTATTATTATACTGATTGCCAGTGCCTTTTTctggttcatttcattgttactGTCATCGGTGCTTTGGTACGCTGTAGTGCCACTACAGAATCAATTGGCATTCGGACTGGTTTTCTCTGTACTATTTCAAGAAGCGTTCag ATATCTTTTATACTGGGTATTGAGGAAAGCCGAAAGAGGCTTAGAGAAAATAACAACAACACCTGTAGCAGAAAGCAGACACGTGTTTGCCTATGTGTGCGGTTTAGGCTTTGGTATAATGAGCGGTGCCTTTGCCTTAGTCAATGTCCTGGCAGATTCTGTTGGCCCTGGAACAATGGGGCTTAAACAAGGCACAGAATACTTTTTTATAATATCGGCTGCCACAACCCTGTGCTTCATCCTGCTGCACACATTCTGGGGTGTGATATTTTTCTCCGCTCTGGACAGGAAGAACTGGGTACAAGTAGGTTTGGTCGTTTTCTCGCACTTGTTCGTCTCGTGCATGACCTTGTTCAATGTTCACCAATTTTACATGGCTAGCCTAATATCGGCTTACGCGGTTTTAATAATGATGAGTCTGGCGGCGTTCAAATTGGCTGGCGGTAGAGTTCAAAGTATAGCTCATTGTTTCACAAGAAAATGA